The following nucleotide sequence is from Aspergillus luchuensis IFO 4308 DNA, chromosome 1, nearly complete sequence.
GGACTTGCGGTGTCATATACTTCAAGTCTGAATGACTTCTTTGAGAAGCGGATTTCGTAGATAAATGGCTGGTCACTGTCCCGTAAAAGGGTTTCCTCAATATTTCCCTGACTAGGCGTCTGTCCGTGGTGTCTACGAAGGTTGGATTTCAAGCCCCTAATCAGTCGTTAGTAAATGACCGTGATTTGAAGATGGGACTATGTCATAGAAGGCACTGCATGCTGAAGAGCTATTGCACTTACGATAGAAACGTTGTTTTACCACATCCCGGGTCTCCGAGGAGCAGAATAGTCACAGTCTGTTCATCCTGCGGGAGGTTGTTTTCTGCCATTGGACACGATTTTCTGGCACAGTCTGGGCTTTATATAAGAcgaggatatatatattggcgTCAAACTCAGACACATCTAGAGTGTCACATAGTACACTTAATGGTATAAAAGCAAGGGTTCGATTGAGTACGCAACGTTCATGATAATCTGCGGATATAAAGCGGAACCAGACCGCAGCCATGTGCTCTAGCTCCAGCGTTTCCAACAAGACCACCCCAGATCTCCTTTGGAACGAGACGACTCCTTTAAAACCAGGAAAACTGATTGTTTACTATGCAAATGACGGATACTCCGAGTATGAAATCCATGTTAACTGCCATCTTACCATGCAATACAAAAGATACCCCATGAAGCTTGCCACGACCACCCATGTAACAATACCATACGCTCTCATTACGCAATCACCACCAATAGTTACTTATCAGAAGTTCTAAAATTTTGCCGCAAAAATCTCCCCTCCGCGGCAACCCAGCAGCGTgggacacacacacaacgtGCTCATAGGGATGCGAAGGTTCCAAGGAAACCTTTGTTCTTTCTTGAGTCGCACGTCAGCACAGCGTACACCCTCAACAACGAGGCGCACATTCCAATCCTTGTCCCGCTCGCACGCCCAAGTCGATTCCCAACCTACAAGTACCATGTCCGGGAACATGGCCGAGCACCAACAAGTCCCTACCAACGAAGCCGACTACTCGACATGGACTACGTCGAGACTTGTCGCCCGAATCACTGAACTGGAACGCCAGTTACACTCCCGCACCGCGGAGTATGCTACACCTCCTGCGAAGCAGGCCGAGGACGCGGCCAAAGACGCAGCCAGGAGTGCATCGAGTGATGGGAAAGTGAACCAGAAGGagccttcatctcctgcgGCGGgagcggagaagaagaagcaggtgaagccgccgaagccgccgAAACCGCGCAGGGAGATCGATCCGTCGAGGTATAATACGCGGTTCATCGCGTTGAAGTTCGCCTATCTTGGACAACGGTACAATGGGCTTGAGCATGCGAACGGGAATGCCACGCCGCTACCTAcgattgaggaggagatgtaCAAGGCTTTACGGAAGACCCGGTTGATTTTCCCGACCGATACTACTGGTGATGAGTTCGTGGAGAGCTATGCGCCGAGAGAGACGAAGCCGTACTATATCAattgggatggatgtgaATATTCCAAGGCTGGGCGTACAGATCGAGGAGTTAGTGCCTTTGGGCAGGTAATTGGCATTAGAGTGCGGAGTGCACGGCCGAAGCGCAACGAGGTCGTTCAGTCGGACGAGAATGCCGATACCACCATGCAGAATACGGACGAGGCCAATGCATCGGCCGACGATGGCTGGGATGACGTTAAAGATGAGCTACCCTACGTGAGCATGTTGAACAAGGTGCTTCCTGAAGATATTCGTGTACTGGCATGGTGCCCACGTCCTCCTGAGGGGTTCGATGCCCGCTTTTCTTGCGGGGAACGCCATTACAAGTACTTCTTCACGCAGCCGGCCTTTTCTCCTACGCCGGGTGCTTCGGGCTTTGTGCCGCGAGATGGATCAGGCAAGCCTCCGAAGCTGAGAGAGGGTTGGTTGGACATTGAAGCGATGCGCAAAGCTGCGAAGTATTTCGAAGGTACACACGACTTCCGGAACTTCTGTAAATTGGACGTGACGAAACAGATCGAGTCTTTCTACCGAGACATCTTCCGTGCTGACATTGAGCTTCTCGATGCTCGCACCAATCCCCTGGGCTATGTGACTCAGCCAGAATTCCAGGCTAGACCAGCCTCGGGTGCTGATGAAAGCGCAGAGTCTTCAGCGGCACCTCTGCCAACAGCAGCGCAGGTATATGTCTTCCATCTGGAGGGTTCTGCTTTCCTGTGGCATCAGGTCCGACACATGGTCAATGTCCTTTTCCTTGTCGGTCAGGGGCTCGAGGAACCCTCCATCGTACAGGATCTCCTTGACGTGACTAAGAACCCGCGAAAGCCAACCTATGAGATGGCTTCCGATGCCCCCTTGGTGCTTTGGGACTGCATCTACCCCGATAAGAAGAGCGGCAGCCGTGCTGATAGCTTGGATTGGGTTTATGCGGGCGACGTTCGACAGATCAAGTCTCACCTCGGCAAGGGAGGTGGCAAGTTTGGTCTTGGAGGAATCGTAGAGGAGCTCTGGTCTGTTTGGAGGCAGCgcaagatggaggaaatcTTGGCTGGCGCATTACTAGACTTGGCCGTCAGTCAGGGCGACAAGAGTCTCaccattggtgatggagtcGAGCCAAtctgggagagaaagaaccGGGGTAAGAAAATCTTTGTGGGATCTAATGAAGCCAGAACCGGCGGGTACTATGTGCCAGTCATGCAGAAGCGAAAGACGGAGCTCGTGGAAGTCCAGAATGCGAGGTGGCTAGCGGCAAAGCAGCGCAAGATGGAGAATGGCGCAAAGGCCACCAAAATGGAACAGTAGACAGAAGATTGTATATACTCACTTCTCAAATATATGTGCAAGATGGCCCACCTCTCAAGCAGAAAGCGATTGATTTCTTCAAGACGGGAAGCTGGGCTCCATTATGACTTCGAATCATACAAACAGCTCCGCGAACCCCTCCAGACCTCCTCTAGTATTTGCCGATTTGGTAACAGTTTCTGGCTCGCATTAGACAACCGACATGGCAGCTCCTACGGGTAGGTGCTGAATAGGTATAGGTAGGTACTCACAGGGAACACCACAACCACTTCGCTTTCACCTTCGACGATTACTGCAAGGTAGAACCTAACCTCAAATCCCTTGAAAGCTTCATGTATCACGATATCCTGAATCTGTGTAGTGGGTATGAACCTTGTCGAAGCCTTTGACAGGTAGGTCTGGGAGGAGGTAGACGTCTGAATACCGAGGCCGCGTATAACCAGGAGCGACTCTTCTGTTTTGGAGCAAAGCGCAGTCAGTATCACATCTATCCCTTTCCCTGGAGATTTCCTGGGCGAACCTGTGTATCCCTTCCTGAAAACACCGTAGAAAACTATTGCGCTGGCCAAAACTACCACCGCAGAGCTGTACGCATCCGCGATGCGACAGACGGATATCCCCAGCGCACTCGACCAGATTGTTGTCCAACGTATCCATGAGCCATCTTCCATAAAAAATGTACGGCGGAACTTCGCAGCATCCAGGAGGAGCACACAGAAAAAGATGACTGCGCGCAACAAAATTTGTAGGTAGAAGAAGGCCTTTGCTGGCGTGCTCGTGCGTCTGGAGGCATTGGAAACCGTGAAGGAGACGGTCGTCGGAGACGGACGCCGTAAAATAAGGCGACTCGGCATTTGAGGCGATATTGATGTTCAATTCTCGTAGGAATATCCCATTGATGCGCGCTAATTGAGAGACACGCAGAAGTTTCCAATCATTGGAGCCATAATGTCTGGCATGTAGCTTCGGGACTCTCTCTCCGCGGGATATCGGCGTTCTTCAGTCTAGTCCCCTTACGGCTTAGGTGTCTCACCTCCATCGTCGGGCCTCTGCGATACGGCGTCACGTGTTTATTGTTGCATCTCCTAATCTTAGACGCTTGTCCTACGCATTGCCCAACTTCGTTGCCTTATCAGTGGCCGTTGTAACGTTCCGGGACCAGGCTCCCAGAAGTGTGCTTTGGTGACAAGAGCTGGAGTCCCATGGCCGGCCCTCCAAATGAAGTGAAACATGAGAATCTTGGTATAGATGAGTAGGGATCACAGTCCATGGGTCAAAAACAGGTTAGTCTCTCTCCGCTTCAGAGAGGTCTTTGATGAGAAAGAGTGGGGTTTTAAGGGGTAGCAACAAAACTAAACAGTGCTCAGCAGAAGAGTGACAGCTGGCCCACGAAGAAACTACAAACTCTTACTCTCTGTCTTCATCTGCACTTTAACAACCAACTTACACACTACGGCTGATATGAACATACGACCTAGCTAACTTCCAGATTTTACAATTAGCTTGATAGTTTTGCGGCTGTTCATCCGGTGACCATGTGAGTATTGCCATCCCAAACAAGTAAATCTGTGAGCAATTTCCTCCCAGCCCTTCAAATGAAGCTCAATCACATACCGAGCTCGAAGCACCTCATAAGGAGATGTGTTGCTGACCATACAATTGACAGGTACTAGTTCCAACAAGCCATTAGACGGCTTCTGTTGTTATGTGAGACTCCAGGCTTCCGGGTTGCCATATCTGGGTATCTCGGCCTGAGCGATGGGAATACGGAGGACTGAATGGAAATCCAGCCTTTTCTGTTTCCTTGTTGCTTCTGGGATATTTTTCCTATCATATTTAGTTTCCATGTACCTACCGGCAAATGGAGACTACTCATCTTGGTGTAATGCGCCAGCTGCCATCTGTAACGGACAAGGCGAAAGTTgaatacttttttcttttttttttgttattttcAATTTTCTTGCAGACAGGGGAAATAACGACCGCGTTGTTTCTGGGCCTAACAAATGCTGACTGCCTGAATGGTGGTGTGCTGAATCACCCCTTCATTCCCTCGATCGACTATTACTTGAGCATCCCCAGGTTCCAGGAAGGACAAGGCTGGAGAACAAGTCCGGGTTGTTTTTAGTGTGGCTGCGGGGCCGTTGAATGCGTCGATGGCAACCAGACATTTCTAGCCCAATAGGGCAAGTTGCAGCCTGAGGCTCATAACGGCAGACACCCGAGGCTGCAGCAACGCCGGTTCCACTCGCGGGAGAggcattttttttttcggtcGTCTCTATGGCGGACTCACACGACTTCGATCTCTCCGTTTCAATGTCTTCCCCATACATTCGCTTGGACCCCGTTCCTGAATCCCCGCCATGAGGTAGTTGCCTGTCTGTCCTCGCCACGAGATtacttattcttcttttgctaTCTCCAAGCTCGTCTTTTATCGTGCTAATCTCACCATTCCTCCCGCCCCTCCAGATCCGCCGTTTTACCAGATTTTCCTCCTTTGTCCCCGCTTCCGAATCGGTCATCCTCTCCTGTGACTCTCTATCCTCCCAGCTTCCCACAGCCTTCCAAGTCTGAAGAACAGTCCAATATGGTCCGGAACATCGTTGTTATCGGGGGCACTTCCCACCCGCAATTGACTCAGACCATCTGCAACGTGCTGGGCATCCCGCCGGCAGATGTTCTGCTGTCAAAATTCTCCGTGGGTGAGACCCGAGTGGAGATCAAGGAATCCGTTCGTGGAAAGGATGTCTATATCATTCAGTCCGGTGGTGGAAAGGTGAACGATCTCCTCATGGAGCTCCTGATTACCATCTCGGCTTGCAAGACCGCCTCCGCCAAGAGAGTCACTGCGGTCCTCCCGCTTTTCCCGTACTCGCGTCAGAGTGACATTCCCTACAACAAGACCGGAGCTCCTTTGGTCAAGTCATCCCTTGCGGGGAGGCAAGGCAATAACTACACCTTTGAGAGTACCCCGCCTACCCCACTTCCAGGGAAGTCCGAAAATGGAGGTCTTTTGAACGGTCTGAACGGCGTCGACAACCTACAGAAGAGCCTGGCCAAAGCTCAATTGGAAGATATCAGCAATGGCAGCCCTGTGAAGAAGCAACGCCCGGTCAATGGTCTTCCCCGCAGCGATACCATGGAGTCCTTGCAGTCTGAAGGTAACAGGTTCGCACTCAACGGTGCCGacgagaagatcaacaactTCCAACCCCGCCCCGGCTACAAGCAATGGGTGGCTCAGGCCGGTACCTTGGTCGCGGACCTGCTCAC
It contains:
- a CDS encoding pseudouridine synthase DEG1 (BUSCO:EOG09263UAJ;~COG:J;~EggNog:ENOG410PIEK;~InterPro:IPR020103,IPR020095,IPR001406,IPR020097;~PFAM:PF01416;~go_function: GO:0003723 - RNA binding [Evidence IEA];~go_function: GO:0009982 - pseudouridine synthase activity [Evidence IEA];~go_process: GO:0001522 - pseudouridine synthesis [Evidence IEA];~go_process: GO:0009451 - RNA modification [Evidence IEA]) encodes the protein MRRFQGNLCSFLSRTSAQRTPSTTRRTFQSLSRSHAQVDSQPTSTMSGNMAEHQQVPTNEADYSTWTTSRLVARITELERQLHSRTAEYATPPAKQAEDAAKDAARSASSDGKVNQKEPSSPAAGAEKKKQVKPPKPPKPRREIDPSRYNTRFIALKFAYLGQRYNGLEHANGNATPLPTIEEEMYKALRKTRLIFPTDTTGDEFVESYAPRETKPYYINWDGCEYSKAGRTDRGVSAFGQVIGIRVRSARPKRNEVVQSDENADTTMQNTDEANASADDGWDDVKDELPYVSMLNKVLPEDIRVLAWCPRPPEGFDARFSCGERHYKYFFTQPAFSPTPGASGFVPRDGSGKPPKLREGWLDIEAMRKAAKYFEGTHDFRNFCKLDVTKQIESFYRDIFRADIELLDARTNPLGYVTQPEFQARPASGADESAESSAAPLPTAAQVYVFHLEGSAFLWHQVRHMVNVLFLVGQGLEEPSIVQDLLDVTKNPRKPTYEMASDAPLVLWDCIYPDKKSGSRADSLDWVYAGDVRQIKSHLGKGGGKFGLGGIVEELWSVWRQRKMEEILAGALLDLAVSQGDKSLTIGDGVEPIWERKNRGKKIFVGSNEARTGGYYVPVMQKRKTELVEVQNARWLAAKQRKMENGAKATKMEQ
- a CDS encoding PIG-H family GPI synthesis protein (COG:G;~EggNog:ENOG410PQ61;~InterPro:IPR019328;~PFAM:PF10181;~TransMembrane:3 (o32-54i66-82o88-106i);~go_function: GO:0017176 - phosphatidylinositol N-acetylglucosaminyltransferase activity [Evidence IEA]) gives rise to the protein MPSRLILRRPSPTTVSFTVSNASRRTSTPAKAFFYLQILLRAVIFFCVLLLDAAKFRRTFFMEDGSWIRWTTIWSSALGISVCRIADAYSSAVVVLASAIVFYGVFRKGYTEESLLVIRGLGIQTSTSSQTYLSKASTRFIPTTQIQDIVIHEAFKGFEVRFYLAVIVEGESEVVVVFPKLLPNRQILEEVWRGSRSCLYDSKS
- the PRS5 gene encoding ribose phosphate diphosphokinase subunit PRS5 (COG:F;~EggNog:ENOG410PGS4;~InterPro:IPR029057,IPR000836,IPR029099,IPR005946;~PFAM:PF00156,PF14572,PF13793;~go_function: GO:0000287 - magnesium ion binding [Evidence IEA];~go_function: GO:0004749 - ribose phosphate diphosphokinase activity [Evidence IEA];~go_process: GO:0009116 - nucleoside metabolic process [Evidence IEA];~go_process: GO:0009165 - nucleotide biosynthetic process [Evidence IEA]), with protein sequence MVRNIVVIGGTSHPQLTQTICNVLGIPPADVLLSKFSVGETRVEIKESVRGKDVYIIQSGGGKVNDLLMELLITISACKTASAKRVTAVLPLFPYSRQSDIPYNKTGAPLVKSSLAGRQGNNYTFESTPPTPLPGKSENGGLLNGLNGVDNLQKSLAKAQLEDISNGSPVKKQRPVNGLPRSDTMESLQSEGNRFALNGADEKINNFQPRPGYKQWVAQAGTLVADLLTCAGADHIITMDLHDPQYQGFFDIPVDNLYGRPLLKSYIQRNIPNYKQAVIVSPDAGGAKRATAIADGMGVEFALIHKERRPTRITDRQNATMMLVGDVKDRTAILIDDLADTSNTITRAAKLLKKEGAAQVYALVTHGILSGDAIDRINASALDKVVVTNSVDQADHLRRCPKLEVLEVGHVFAEAIRRVHHGESISTLFQYD